A segment of the Collimonas fungivorans genome:
GTAGGCGTGACGTCCAGGTAGTACTTGAACATGCGCTGCAGCTGGCGTTGCGACAGGCCGACCAGCCTGGCGATTTCCTCGAAGGACAGGGTTTCTTCGATATGGGTTTCCATCAGCCTGGCCACCTCGATCAATTCCTTGCGGCTGAAGCCGAGCCGGGCCGCAATCGGGATATGCTGCTGGTAGGCGCCGTCGCGTATGCGTTCCAGGATGAACTGCTCGGAAATCTCGGCCGCCAGCGTCTTGCCGTAGCGGTTAGCGGTCAGGTTCAGCATCAGGTCGATAGGCGCGGTGCCGCCGGAACAGGTGAGGCGGTCGCGGTCCACCGCAAACAGACCCTCGGTAAACAATACGCGTGGAAATTCCTCGCGCAGCGCGGAAATGTTTTCCCAGTGGATGGCGCACTGGTAACCGTTCATCAGGCCGGCTTTGACCAGCGCGTAGCTGCCGGTGCAGATGCCGCCCAGCTTGACGTTGCGCCTTGCCAGCTGGGTCAGCATGGCGTTCAGTTTTTCGTTGACCGCCTCATGGATCTTGACGCCGCCGCAGACAAACAGGATATCCGGCGTGCCGGCCTGTTCCAGGGTCAGCGTCGGCGTAATCGGCAGGCCGTTGCTGGCCAGCGCCGGGGCGCCGTCGACACTGATCACCGACCAGCGGTACAAGGTCTGGCGGCTGATGTAATTGGCCATGCGCAAGACTTCGATCGCGCTGGCGAATGCGATCATCGAAAAATTCGGCAAAGTCAGGAAACCGAAATGCACCACCGGCGCAGGCGCGGCGGTTTGCGGCAGCATGGGGGCTGGCTGCTGCCCTGGGTTCGAAGCGGCTTGGTACGAAGACATCCTGCCTCCATCTATGGCTACCGGCGCTGGACCTCCAGCGCGCGGATCACGTTGCTGCTATCTGTGTTGCTGCTATCTGTTGCCAGCTGCTTCCCTGCCCTTAGCCGGTGGCCAGCGCAGGGCTCTTGCGAAACCACTTGCGCAGCCGGAAAAAGCGCTGCACCTTGCCGGCTTCCGGCGTGCGGCCGAAACTTTCAGTGATGCGGTCGAGGATGATCGCCAGCAGCACCACGCTCAGGCCGCTCTCGAAACCCAGTCCGATGTCGAGCCGCTGGATGCTGGCCAGCACGTCGTTGCCGAGGCCGCCGGCGCCCACCATGGAGGCGATGATCACCATCGACAGCGCCATCATGATGGTCTGGTTGATGCCCGCCATGATCGACGGCAAGGCGTTCGGGAACTGCACCTTGTACAGCAGCTGCCAGCCGGTGCAGCCGAAGGCCTGGCCGGCTTCGACGATTTCATTGTTGACCTGGCGGATGCCGAGCGCGGTCAGACGCACCGCCGGCGGCATCGCAAAGATCACGGTGGACAGGATGCCCGGCACCCGGCCCAGGCCGAACATCATGGCGGCCGGGATCAGGTAGACGAAGGCCGGCATGGTCTGCATCAAGTCCAGGATAGGCCGCACCACCATCGCTACCCGCTTGCTCTTGGCGGCCCAGACACCGACCGGGATGCCCAGCGCCAGGCTGATCAGGGTGGAAGAAATGGTCAACCCGAGGGTGACGATGGTCTGGTCCCAGAAACCGGTGTTGTAGATCACGAAAAAAGACACGATGGTAAACAGCGCAAACTTGAAGCCGACGCGCCAGATGCCCAGCACGATGAAAAATCCCATCAGCAGCCACAAGGGCAGCACTTGCAAACCGTGTTCAATGGATTCGGCAAACCAGCTGATGGCGTTGCCGAAGCTGTCGAAACTGTTGCCGTGCTTATCGAGGATGTAATGGACGAACTGGTCGACCCAGCGCCCCAGGGGAAGGTGTTCAGACATGCGAACCTCGGGATTTTGACAAAGCTTGGAGCACCATGGACTGGCTGATCGCGCCGCAGTAGCAGCCGTCGCCATCGACGACAGGCAAAGGACTGCGGCTGCTGATCAGCCGGTCCATTACGTCTTCCAGGTTGCTGCGGTGGTGGATCACGTCGATCCGGTCCAGTCCGTTCAGCTGCAGGTTGCCGCTGGCGTCGGCATGGCGGCGAGTGGCGACGATGCCCTGCACCTTGCGCGCCGCATCCACCACGAAGGCATAATCGGAGCGGCTGCTGCGGTACAGGTCGCCGTTGGCGTGGACCTCGCCGGCGGAGGCCACCAGCGGTACGGCATCGGTCTGCATCAGGTCGCCGGCGGTCAGGTAACGGTTGGTGTCGACGCCGTCGAAAAAGGCGCGCACATATTCTTCGGCGGGATGGTCGATGATTTCCTGGGCAGTGCCGACCTGCACCAGGCGGCCGCCCTCCATGATGGCGATGCGGCTGCCGATGCGCAGCGCTTCCTCCAGGTCGTGCGAGACGAAAATGATGGTGCGCTGTTGTTCCTTTTGCAAATCCAGCAGCACGTCCTGCATTTCCTTGCGCTTGAGCGGATCGAGCGCGGAAAAAGCCTCGTCCATGATCATCAGCGACGGATTCACCGCCAGCGCCCGCGCCAGGCCGACCCGCTGCTGCATGCCGCCCGACAGTTCGCACGGCAGCTTGTTGGCGAACGGCGCCAGGCCGACCTGTTCCAACACCGTCATGGTGCGGCGTTCGCGCTCCTTTTTACCGATGCCGGCCACTTCCAGCCCGAACGAGGCATTCGACAGCACGGTGCGGTGCGGCATCAGCGCAAACGACTGGAACACCATGCTCATGTCGCGCCGGCGCAGCTTGATCAGTTGCGAATTCGTCATCTGCGCCACGTTCTGGCCGTCCACCAGGACATTGCCGGCGCTGGGATCGACCAGGCGGTTGATCAGGCGGATCAGGGTCGACTTGCCGGAACCGGACAAGCCCATCAGCACGAATATCTCCCCTTCCTGCACCTCGAACGAAACGTTTTGCACGCCGACCACCTGCCCGGTCTCGGCGAATATCTGGTCCTTCGACTGCCCTCTTTCCAGCATGTTCAAGGCCAACTGCGGGTTATTGCCGAAGACCTTGTACAAACGGTCAACTACTACTTTTGCAGACTTCATTACCGGTCTCCTGATTGT
Coding sequences within it:
- a CDS encoding quaternary amine ABC transporter ATP-binding protein, translating into MKSAKVVVDRLYKVFGNNPQLALNMLERGQSKDQIFAETGQVVGVQNVSFEVQEGEIFVLMGLSGSGKSTLIRLINRLVDPSAGNVLVDGQNVAQMTNSQLIKLRRRDMSMVFQSFALMPHRTVLSNASFGLEVAGIGKKERERRTMTVLEQVGLAPFANKLPCELSGGMQQRVGLARALAVNPSLMIMDEAFSALDPLKRKEMQDVLLDLQKEQQRTIIFVSHDLEEALRIGSRIAIMEGGRLVQVGTAQEIIDHPAEEYVRAFFDGVDTNRYLTAGDLMQTDAVPLVASAGEVHANGDLYRSSRSDYAFVVDAARKVQGIVATRRHADASGNLQLNGLDRIDVIHHRSNLEDVMDRLISSRSPLPVVDGDGCYCGAISQSMVLQALSKSRGSHV
- the choW gene encoding choline ABC transporter permease subunit — its product is MSEHLPLGRWVDQFVHYILDKHGNSFDSFGNAISWFAESIEHGLQVLPLWLLMGFFIVLGIWRVGFKFALFTIVSFFVIYNTGFWDQTIVTLGLTISSTLISLALGIPVGVWAAKSKRVAMVVRPILDLMQTMPAFVYLIPAAMMFGLGRVPGILSTVIFAMPPAVRLTALGIRQVNNEIVEAGQAFGCTGWQLLYKVQFPNALPSIMAGINQTIMMALSMVIIASMVGAGGLGNDVLASIQRLDIGLGFESGLSVVLLAIILDRITESFGRTPEAGKVQRFFRLRKWFRKSPALATG
- a CDS encoding GlxA family transcriptional regulator, with protein sequence MLPQTAAPAPVVHFGFLTLPNFSMIAFASAIEVLRMANYISRQTLYRWSVISVDGAPALASNGLPITPTLTLEQAGTPDILFVCGGVKIHEAVNEKLNAMLTQLARRNVKLGGICTGSYALVKAGLMNGYQCAIHWENISALREEFPRVLFTEGLFAVDRDRLTCSGGTAPIDLMLNLTANRYGKTLAAEISEQFILERIRDGAYQQHIPIAARLGFSRKELIEVARLMETHIEETLSFEEIARLVGLSQRQLQRMFKYYLDVTPTHYYLQLRLRRARELLLQTTMSIMSVTVACGFQSSCHFSKAYRNQFGRSPSSERHLRHPYLSAVDELPSLPVLPLAVDELLDAGRQ